The following coding sequences are from one Lolium rigidum isolate FL_2022 chromosome 6, APGP_CSIRO_Lrig_0.1, whole genome shotgun sequence window:
- the LOC124661771 gene encoding cyclin-T1-4-like — translation MVSALTDGSFRYLSKEEIERGSPSRQDDMGVGKEAQLQATYCSFIRDVGLRVRLTKKEGSAAFESKTSSNNLRRRKKTVLFAVIGGWAEGARSRKSVHVVGHGGHAPHG, via the exons ATGGTTTCTGCTCTAACAGATGGCTCTTTTAGGTACCTcagcaaggaggagatcgagcgaGGGTCGCCATCGAGGCAGGACGACATGGGCGTCGGCAAGGAGGCCCAGCTCCAGGCCACCTACTGCTCCTTCATCCGCGACGTCGGCCTCCGGGTCCGGCT CACTAAAAAAGAAGGCAGTGCAGCTTTTGAAAGCAAAACTTCATCAAATAACCttcgaagaagaaaaaaaactgtCCTTTTTGCTGTAATAG GAGGATGGGCGGAGGGTGCGCGCTCGAGGAAAAGCGTCCATGTCGTCGGCCATGGCGGGCATGCTCCCCACGGATga